The Caldilineales bacterium genomic sequence CGGCCACCCCACGCCGCCGGGGAAATCCTGGTGGGCTTCGATCCGCTGCCTGTCAGAGGCCAGGCCGTAACTCGCCCCACCCTCCTGGCTGCGGCCACACACATCGAAACCATCCCCGGCCTGAACATCGAGCGCTACCGACTACGCGACGCTGGCGCCGATGAGATGGCGGCGGCGCTTGCCGAACTCAACGCCACGCCCGGCGTCGCCTTCGCCGAGCCAAACTATCTGCTAACCCCGGACTTCGACCCCAACGACCCCTTCTATGTCAGCTACGCCGGCAACCCCGCCACACCCAACGGCGGCTACCTGACCCTCATGCACCTGCCAGAGACCTGGGACATCGCCCGCGGCAACCCGGATGTCGTCGTCGCCATCATCGACACCGGCGTCGACCTCGATCACGAAGACCTGACCGGCGCGCTCTGGCAGAACCCGGGCGAGATCGCTGCCAACGGCGTGGACGACGACGGCAACGGCTTCGTCGATGACTTCTACGGCTGGGATTTCGCCGCCGAGACGCCCAACGTCAACGACTGGTATGGCCACGGCAGCCATGTGGCAGGCATCGTCGGCGCCCGTTTCAACAATGGCGTCGGCATCGCCGGCATGGCCCCCAAAGCGCGGCTGATGGCGGTTGGCGTCTTCGCCCCGCCCGGCTACGGCACCTACGCCGACGAGATCGAAGCCATCACCTATGCCACCGACGAGGGCGCCAAAGTCATCAACCTGAGCCTGGGCGGCACAGCCTACAGCCGGGGCGAGCAAGTAGCCGTCGAGTACGCCACCCGGCACGGCGTCGTCGTCGTGGCTGCGGCAGGGAACGACGGGCGCGAGGTCTATCACTGGCCGTCGGCGCACGAGGCCGCCATCGCCGTCGCCTCCACCACTGCCAGCGACACCCGCTCCTCCTTCTCCAACCTGGGCGATTTCGTGGATGTGGCTGCGCCCGGCTCCTCGATCATCTCGGTGCGGATGAACGGCGGCTATGTGAACATGAGCGGCACCAGCATGGCTACGCCGCACGTGGCCGGTCTGGCGGCGCTGGTCTTGGGGCGCAACCCCAGCCTGTCGCCGGTCGAAGTCCGGGGCATCATCGAAAACACGGCCGTCGATCTGGGCGCGCCCGGTCGCGACAAAGCCTTCGGGCATGGCCGCATCGACGCCTTCGCCGCCATCCAGGCCACCGAACCCTACACCGGCCCGCTCCCGCCCACCACCCCCGACTGGCTGCGCGCCCAGATCTGGCCGCCCCTGTGCAACGAAATCATGGCCGAAGGGACGTTCGAGTCAGCGGTACAGACGTCGTGGGTGCTCACCGGCACAGCGGCCATCACCGACACAGTGGCGATGACCGGCTCGCACTCGCTCTACCTCACGGGCCTGCCGGGGCAGAGCGGCGCCGCCTCCCAGAGTTTCACCCTGCCCCCCGACCTGCACGCCGCCACCCTCTTCTTTGGCATCCGCATCGAGAACGACGACCGCAACCTGGGCACCGACCCCACCTGGCCGGGCCGCGACCGGCTGAGCGTCTGGCTGCGGACGGCGGATGGCGACCCGCTGCTGGAG encodes the following:
- a CDS encoding S8 family serine peptidase — its product is MRSAPLVALLIGCLLLAAGSRAAGRPTPGPVAAPDVAAWRQALRPPHAAGEILVGFDPLPVRGQAVTRPTLLAAATHIETIPGLNIERYRLRDAGADEMAAALAELNATPGVAFAEPNYLLTPDFDPNDPFYVSYAGNPATPNGGYLTLMHLPETWDIARGNPDVVVAIIDTGVDLDHEDLTGALWQNPGEIAANGVDDDGNGFVDDFYGWDFAAETPNVNDWYGHGSHVAGIVGARFNNGVGIAGMAPKARLMAVGVFAPPGYGTYADEIEAITYATDEGAKVINLSLGGTAYSRGEQVAVEYATRHGVVVVAAAGNDGREVYHWPSAHEAAIAVASTTASDTRSSFSNLGDFVDVAAPGSSIISVRMNGGYVNMSGTSMATPHVAGLAALVLGRNPSLSPVEVRGIIENTAVDLGAPGRDKAFGHGRIDAFAAIQATEPYTGPLPPTTPDWLRAQIWPPLCNEIMAEGTFESAVQTSWVLTGTAAITDTVAMTGSHSLYLTGLPGQSGAASQSFTLPPDLHAATLFFGIRIENDDRNLGTDPTWPGRDRLSVWLRTADGDPLLELMRAGNADYNLASGLPWDRYLHVLAADELALLRQAVAATGGLELWFQAENAADPLPTRFYIDNVRLCASHAPLYLPWLRP